Below is a window of Candidatus Paceibacterota bacterium DNA.
AGAACCTTAATTAATATACAAATTTAAAGGGTTGTTATCCTAATAACAGCCCTTTTTTATTTCAAAACATCAAAGGTTGATTTAAAGAAATAAAGGGGTAAAATATATATTGAAAACGGTGGGGAAACTTTAATTCAGTTTAATAAAAAAGGTCTATAATGAAAAGTTAATATTTTTCTACTAATAAATTAATTTTATGGAAAATAAAAACCCTTTATCTTCATCAATTTTTGGTTTCTATTTTGTTATTAATCTTTTAGGTGTTATGGGTTGGCCAAAGAGGCGCAATTTATTAAATTCAGAGGCTATAATCAATAGCTTAGTACTTGATCTTGCTATTAAGCAAATGATTGATTGGTCTGCAAGCATTGGTGCATGTCGTCCCAATTTAGCCTTGCAAATGATTTCTACTATGTTTCGGGAAAATAAAGATTCATTAAATTTGCTTACAGTAGTTAATGATTTAAAAAGAATATGGAACGAAAGAGGTAATAACAATCCTGAAGATGTTATTCAGCCAATTAAATTTTGTAAAGTTAAAGATATATCAAATTCTGAAAAATTCAAAAATAAAAATCCTGAGTTTTTTTTAAGCCAGTATTACAAAGACGTAATAAGTGTACAAGATTTAAAAAATAAGGATACAGTATTTCTTTTAGAGCGATATTGTTTTGAAAGTTTAATTTGGGGACTTGTTAATCCAGATAATTTTAGAGATTATTATGAAAGAGAAGAAAAGAGCCATAAAAATTTTTTACCTATGATGCAAGAAGCAGGGGTAGAGATTATTTCATCTTTTTTAACGTTAGAGCAATTTTTAAAAGATGGAGAAGAAATACTAAAAAAATATGAACAAGAAGTACGACCATTGTCTTCAATTTTTGAAGAATTAATGAATAATGCACTTTCTTTGGGGATAAAAGTTAATAGTTAATTTATTAGTTGTATAAATTTTATTTAAAAGAGCTGTTGTTTCTAATAACAGCCCTTTTTTTATTTCAAAACATCAAAGATTGATTTAAGAAAATAAAGGGGTAAAATTATATATTGAAAACGGTGGGGAAACTTTAATTCAGTTTAATAAAAAAGGTCTATAATAAATGGATTTGTTTTACTATAAATGCTATCGTTTATGTTTTTATAGATGCTTCCAATTTATGGGAAGCTCAAAAAGCCAAGGGGAGATTTTTTGATTATGACAAATTAAGAAAATTTATCAAAAAAAAGTTCAAGGCATCATTTATAGAAGTTTTCTATTACACCGCTTATCCTGTCGAGGGAACAAGGGATTATAGTTTGGATGGTAAGCATAAATTTTATACGTTTTTGAAAAAAGGTCTTGGTTTTAATGTTTGCAAAAAAGAGTTAAAGCGCATACCCGTCATCAATGAAGGGGGAATGCTTATTAAAGAAAAAGGAAATATGGACGTAGAGATAACGATTGATGCGATGCATCATATTAAAAAATATAACACAGCAGTTTTATTTACTGGTGATTCTGATTTTTTGGCCTTGGTAGCTTATCTTAGAAGAAATGGTAAAAAGGTTTACATTTTTTCATCAAAAAATAATGTTTCAGAAGAATTAAAAACTGGCGGGGACGGATATTTTGATGTTTTAAAAATAAAAGAAGATATTTGGGGGAGAGAATTAAAGCATAGAATTGAAAAAGATTAATAAAAAAGCAACCCTCTGCGAGGAAGGTTGCCCTTGGATGTAATACCCTTTCAGTCTATGAAAAAACTGAAAGACATTATTAGTATAGCAAGGCTAAAATAAATGTCAAGTATTTTGTAGGTGCAGATATTAAGTGATTCAAACAATCGCTTTTTTGTTATCTTAGTGTGGTTGAAAATATCTACCAAGAGGGGTAAAATATATATTGAAAACGGTGGGGAAAACGGTGGGGGTAATTTTAATAATAAAACCATGTCCCATCGTGAAAAACAAAAGCATCCTTTAATAAAGGATTTTTCAGAGGTTGTTGGCCATAGAAAACGATTACGACATAGATTTTTACAAGATGGATTAGATGGTTTTCTTGATTATGAAATTATAGAATTACTTTTAACATTAGGAACTCCAAGAAGAGATTGCAAGCAAATGGCAAAACAGGCAATTAAAAGATTTAGTGGGCTTAGACAAGTGCTTGATGCTTCTCCAGAGGAATTACAGCAAATTAAAAACATTGGGCCAGAAAACCTTTTCGGTTTAAAACTTTTTCAGGCAATTTCTGAAAGATATGCGAAAGAAAAAATTCCTAAAAAGATTTCTTTAACATCACCAAAAGCAGTTGCTGATTATTTTCGTAAAAAACTTGGCAGAGAGAAAAAAGAACATTTTTCAATATTATTATTAGATTCTCGCAATAATTTAATAAAAATAAGTGATATTTCGGTTGGTACTTTAAATGCCAGTTTAGTCCATCCTCGAGAAATTTTTAGTGAAGCTTTAAAACAAAACACCGCCTCAATAATTTTGGTTCATAATCATCCCTCTGATGATCCCGAGCCCTCAGAAGATGATCTTTTGATTACCAAACGCATTGTTGAGGCAGGCAAAATAATGGGCATCGATATTTTAGACCACGTAATCATCACCAAAACTCATATTTTTAGCTTTAAAGAAAAGGGGATATTGAAATCTTGACAATAAATTTTAATTTGTTAAAATAGGATAAGTAAAATAAATTTGATTAACCTTTTATAAGATATGGAAAACGCCTCCAACTTAGAAAATTGGATAAAAAAACGATATTTCACTCTTCAAGAAAAATTCAAAAAGAATAGTTTTACTTTTACGGAAGCCTCTGGTATCTTTTATAATTTGTATCACGATTCTAAAAATCAAACTAAACTTGTTCTTTCTGAATTAAAGAGAGCCGGCTATCTAAAAATTTCCAAAAATCCCAAAGACGAAAGAGAAAAAATTTATCAATTAGTAGATATTTTCAAACCCTCTGACACCTTAACTCGCGAAGAATTAACAAGTATTTTAAAAACAGCGGCGGATATTATTCGTACCAGAGTAGATTACACTTTTATTCTACTCTTGCTTTTTTACAAAGCGGTTTCTGATCAATGGGAAAAACAATTCCTAGAAAAATATCAAGAGCTTGCTAAAGAAGAATTGGAACAAAAAGAAGCTATAAGGGAGGCTAGCCAGCCCTACTATCATTCTTTTTATTTAAAAGAAGAATTGCTTTGGGAAAATTTGAGAAAAGATCCTCTAAAACTCCCGGAAAATCTTTCTAAAAATCTTAAAGAAATTGCTGAACTTAACCCAGCTTACAAAGATATCTTTTTACAATTTGATTTTCATGCTTTTACAACCAATCAAGAAAATAGCGCTATTTTAAACAATCTGTTTGAACTTTTTAGTAAATACTCTTTTAAAAATATAAGTACTGATATTTTAGGCGATGCTTACGAATGGATTTTAAAATATTTTGCTCCGACCAAGGCAAAAGAAGGAGAGGTTTTTACTCCCCGAGAAGTAATTCGTTTAATGGTGGAAATTCTGGACCCTAAACCCCCAAAAAGCATTTATGACCCGGCGGTCGGCAGCGCGGGGATGTTGATTATTGCCTACCAGTATGTCAGAGAAAAGTATTCAAAAGAAAAAGCCGACACCTTATTCTTATATGGTCAAGAGCAAAATGGGAAAACTTTAGCTTTAGCAAAAATGAATGCCATTTTGCACGGAATTAAAAACATTACCTTAATTGAAGGCGATACTCTTTTATATCCTAAGTTTAAAACTCAAAACGACATTAAAAAGTTTGACTATGTGATAGCCAATCCCCCTTGGAATCAAAAGAATCTTTACGATGAAGATACTTTAAAAAAAGGAGAGTATTGGCAGGAAAGATTCACTTTTGGATTTCCAACCCGGCAATCAGCCGATTGGGTTTGGATTCAACATATGTTAGCTTCGGTGAAAAACGAAAGCAAAGTGGTAGTGGTTATTGATACTGGAGCTGTTTCCCGCGGCGGCAGAGAAAAAGCAATCCGTCAAAAAATTATAGAGAAAGATTTAGTTGAAGCAGTTATTCTGCTTCCGGAAAAACTTTTCTATAACACCAATGCGCCGGGATTGATAATTGTTTTTAATAAAAATAAGCCAGAAGAGAGAAAAGAAAAAATTTTACTTCTCAATGCTAGCAAGGAATTTGTTGTCGGCAAGCCACAAAACAGTTTAGGCAAAGAGAATATTAAAAAAATTACAGATGTTTATCAGGATTTTAAAGAAGCAGAGAATTTTAGCAAAATCATTACTTTCAAAGAAGCTGCCGAAGCTGATTACAATCTTTCTCCTTCGCGATTTGTAAGCGTGGAAGAAGAAAAGAAATACAGAGAGATTGGGGAGATAAAAAAAGAACTGTCTCAAATAGAAGTAACTCGGCAAAAAGTCGAAGAGAAGATAAAAGGAATCATTAGAAAATTATAGATATTATGCCTTATATCAAAAACATTAATGTTAATTTGTTTAATGGTAAATTTAATCAAATTATTTCCTTTGGTCCTAATTTAAATATATTAAGCGGTGTAAATGGAACCGGTAAAACTAAGGTTTTGCAATTATTAAAACAAGGAACAAACGTTAATGTGGAGCCCGGTGTAGTTCAATTCAATCAAATGAAAGTAATTGCACTCTCTCCAAAAAGAAATGCAGAAAAGAGAGCGCAGCAATCTTTATTAAGTTTTATTCGAACTACAAATTTACCTAATAAAATCCAAGAATCATTAAATAAACAAATTCGTGATGAAACTTATGATCCTTATCCGTCATTTGCGGAACTTTTTTATTTAAAGTTCGAAAAATTAAGATCTCAAGATTTTAATTCAAAACTTCAACGACAAACCTTAGATGAGTTTATAAAACAAATCAACAATGAAGTAATTATCCTCATTCTTCCTAATTACAGATTGGAGGCTTCATGGAATACCACAGCTGACTCACTAGACTTAAAAATTTATAAAGAAAGCGCGAATGATTATGTTAGTTTAGAAAACCTTAGCACGGGAGAACAGGAGCTTCTGTCTTTAGCATTTAATATCTATCTTATGAAAGAAGATGTAGATATTTTTCTTATCGACGAACCAGAAATTCATTTGAATTGGACAATAGAAAAAAATCTCTTTGATTTCTTAGAAAAATTTTCAACAAAATATCAAAAACAAATTATAGTAAGCACTCATTCGCGTATTATCTTCTACAGTTTATTTCAAGATTACATAACATATTTAGTTTGGGAAGATGGTCAAATAAAAGTAAAAAATAAAGTGCTCCAGGAATATAAAGAAAAAATTGCCGGAGAATCCGTAGCGTTACTGAATATTATTCAACCAAAGAAAAAAACATTATTTGTTGAGGATAATGAACATGAAATGACTGTCAAAATACTTCTTAAAATTTATGGCAAAAGCGAGGATTCACTAGAGATAATTAAGCTATCTGGTGGCTCTGGAATAATAGAAAATTTTTATAAAATTATAAAACAAAATTCTGATTTAGCATCATCCTGGACAAATGCTTACTTTTTGCAAGACGGCGATAATAAACCTATTCAGCCCAAGAGTGGATTTATCAAACTTAAAAAATACTCAATAGAAAGTTATTATATGGATTTTAAAGTTTTAAGTGCTTTATTAAATGAATCAGAAGAGAATATAAAAAACAAAATAATAGACAGTATTAAGACGAATAAAAGAAAAATATCTGGCGAAGGAAAAAATGCGGTATTTTTCGAGCAATTTATTGATAAATTAAATGGTTTAGATCAAGAAAGTCTAAACATTTTAGATTGTTCTCAATTTCTTGATGAATTTATAAACCTGTTAGGATACAAAAAAGAAATTTTTGTGGAGAGATATATTCAAAAAGCCAATGAATTAAAGATGATAGAAGAAATTTTTGATAGAGATCTTATCGAATTTATAAAGAATATTTAATTAGATTAATTATGACTTGGCCAACAAAAAAATTGGGAGATGTTTGTGATTTTGAACGAGGCACAGAACCGGGAAGTAAAAGTTATAATCGTGAAAATGAAGGTGTTCCTTTTATTCGAGTTGGAAATATTGCTGCTCAAATCCAAGAGCAAATTTACACTACTTCCAGAAATATAAAATTGTGTGATGAAAATGATATTTTACTAACTTTAGATGGTTCACCCGGTATTGTAGCCAGAGGATTTAAAGGAGCTCATTCATCGGGAATTAGAAAGGTTATTGTTAAAAAACCCGATGAATTATTAAAAGATTTTGTCTATTTTGTTTTACAGACTGATTTTGTTCAGGAGATAATAGAAAAATATACTACAGGCATGACGATAAAACACGCGAGCAAATCGTTAGAGCACATTCAAATTCCTCTTCCGTCTCTTCCCGAGCAAAAGAAGATTGTTTATGTTTTGGATAGCATTCAGGAAGTGATAAGAGTGCAGGAGAAAATTATTGAGAAGACGAAGGAGTTGAAAAAGACTCTTTTAAATGAGATTTTTAATTCAAAAATCAAAAATCAAAAGTGGATAAAATTAGGAGATGAAAAGTATTTTGAAATAAAATTAGGCGGAACACCTAGAACTAATAAAGCTGACTATTGGAGTGGTAAAATCTATTGGATTACCCCTAATGATTTGAATAAATTAAGTTCTCCGTATATAACTCGAACGGAGAGAAAAATAACAGAAAAAGGATTAAAAACCGGCTCTACATTACTTTCGGCTAAATCTATAATTTTATCTACAAGAGCACCTATTGGATATTTAGCGATTTTAAATGAAGATATGGCTTTTAATCAAGGATGTAAAGGAATAATAATTAAAAAACCCGATGAAATTTTTAATTTATATCTTTTTTACTATCTAACAACTCAAGTTAATAAATTAAAGGATTGGGGGAGTGGATCAACTTTTAGGGAATTGTCTACGTCTGGATTAAAACAATTTTCTATCCCCTTAATAGACATTAAAAAACAGCGCGAAATTGCAGAGATTTTACAAACTATTGACCAAAAAATTGAAATTGAGCAAAAGAAAAAGGCGCTTTACGAGGAGTTGTTTAAGGCGATGTTGAATAAGTTGATGAATGGAGAGATAAAAGTTGATAATCTAAAATTATAATTTCAGGTAAATATGCCAAAACAAATAGAAAAACAATTAGTTGAAAATTACGCAGCAGAAAAACTACAAGACTTGGGTTGGAAGTTTGTTGAAGCCTCCCAATTAAAACGAGAAAGCGCTCGAGAACCACTTTTAATTCATAATTTCAAAGAGGCGATTTTAAAAATTAATAAAGATTTAAATATTGGCGATGAAGAAATTAAAAAAGTTATTGATGAAGTTAGGCTTCTTGCTTCTGGGCAGGAAGGAATCAAAAAATTCCTGCATTTTTTCAAATACGGCATCGGGGTGAAATTTGAAAAGGAGAGAATAGTGAAAATCGTTAATTTATTTGATTTTGAAAATATTAAAAATAATGAGTTTGTTTTTTCGAAACAAATACGCCACAAAGAAAAAGATTTAATTATTCCCGATATTATTTTATACATCAATGGCATTCCCTTGGTTGATATTGAATGTAAAAGCCCGACAAACCTTAGAGTTAGTTGGGAAGAAGGATGTCGCCAAATAAAAGAATATGAAAAATTAGCTCCCGAACTTTATAAATATATTCAAATTGGAAT
It encodes the following:
- a CDS encoding N-6 DNA methylase, whose product is MENASNLENWIKKRYFTLQEKFKKNSFTFTEASGIFYNLYHDSKNQTKLVLSELKRAGYLKISKNPKDEREKIYQLVDIFKPSDTLTREELTSILKTAADIIRTRVDYTFILLLLFYKAVSDQWEKQFLEKYQELAKEELEQKEAIREASQPYYHSFYLKEELLWENLRKDPLKLPENLSKNLKEIAELNPAYKDIFLQFDFHAFTTNQENSAILNNLFELFSKYSFKNISTDILGDAYEWILKYFAPTKAKEGEVFTPREVIRLMVEILDPKPPKSIYDPAVGSAGMLIIAYQYVREKYSKEKADTLFLYGQEQNGKTLALAKMNAILHGIKNITLIEGDTLLYPKFKTQNDIKKFDYVIANPPWNQKNLYDEDTLKKGEYWQERFTFGFPTRQSADWVWIQHMLASVKNESKVVVVIDTGAVSRGGREKAIRQKIIEKDLVEAVILLPEKLFYNTNAPGLIIVFNKNKPEERKEKILLLNASKEFVVGKPQNSLGKENIKKITDVYQDFKEAENFSKIITFKEAAEADYNLSPSRFVSVEEEKKYREIGEIKKELSQIEVTRQKVEEKIKGIIRKL
- a CDS encoding AAA family ATPase, with translation MPYIKNINVNLFNGKFNQIISFGPNLNILSGVNGTGKTKVLQLLKQGTNVNVEPGVVQFNQMKVIALSPKRNAEKRAQQSLLSFIRTTNLPNKIQESLNKQIRDETYDPYPSFAELFYLKFEKLRSQDFNSKLQRQTLDEFIKQINNEVIILILPNYRLEASWNTTADSLDLKIYKESANDYVSLENLSTGEQELLSLAFNIYLMKEDVDIFLIDEPEIHLNWTIEKNLFDFLEKFSTKYQKQIIVSTHSRIIFYSLFQDYITYLVWEDGQIKVKNKVLQEYKEKIAGESVALLNIIQPKKKTLFVEDNEHEMTVKILLKIYGKSEDSLEIIKLSGGSGIIENFYKIIKQNSDLASSWTNAYFLQDGDNKPIQPKSGFIKLKKYSIESYYMDFKVLSALLNESEENIKNKIIDSIKTNKRKISGEGKNAVFFEQFIDKLNGLDQESLNILDCSQFLDEFINLLGYKKEIFVERYIQKANELKMIEEIFDRDLIEFIKNI
- a CDS encoding restriction endonuclease subunit S codes for the protein MTWPTKKLGDVCDFERGTEPGSKSYNRENEGVPFIRVGNIAAQIQEQIYTTSRNIKLCDENDILLTLDGSPGIVARGFKGAHSSGIRKVIVKKPDELLKDFVYFVLQTDFVQEIIEKYTTGMTIKHASKSLEHIQIPLPSLPEQKKIVYVLDSIQEVIRVQEKIIEKTKELKKTLLNEIFNSKIKNQKWIKLGDEKYFEIKLGGTPRTNKADYWSGKIYWITPNDLNKLSSPYITRTERKITEKGLKTGSTLLSAKSIILSTRAPIGYLAILNEDMAFNQGCKGIIIKKPDEIFNLYLFYYLTTQVNKLKDWGSGSTFRELSTSGLKQFSIPLIDIKKQREIAEILQTIDQKIEIEQKKKALYEELFKAMLNKLMNGEIKVDNLKL
- the radC gene encoding DNA repair protein RadC, which produces MSHREKQKHPLIKDFSEVVGHRKRLRHRFLQDGLDGFLDYEIIELLLTLGTPRRDCKQMAKQAIKRFSGLRQVLDASPEELQQIKNIGPENLFGLKLFQAISERYAKEKIPKKISLTSPKAVADYFRKKLGREKKEHFSILLLDSRNNLIKISDISVGTLNASLVHPREIFSEALKQNTASIILVHNHPSDDPEPSEDDLLITKRIVEAGKIMGIDILDHVIITKTHIFSFKEKGILKS
- a CDS encoding type I restriction endonuclease → MPKQIEKQLVENYAAEKLQDLGWKFVEASQLKRESAREPLLIHNFKEAILKINKDLNIGDEEIKKVIDEVRLLASGQEGIKKFLHFFKYGIGVKFEKERIVKIVNLFDFENIKNNEFVFSKQIRHKEKDLIIPDIILYINGIPLVDIECKSPTNLRVSWEEGCRQIKEYEKLAPELYKYIQIGIALAEKARYFPIVPWQEDVSVYLWREGELPEDEAIFGLLKPDA
- a CDS encoding NYN domain-containing protein, which produces MDASNLWEAQKAKGRFFDYDKLRKFIKKKFKASFIEVFYYTAYPVEGTRDYSLDGKHKFYTFLKKGLGFNVCKKELKRIPVINEGGMLIKEKGNMDVEITIDAMHHIKKYNTAVLFTGDSDFLALVAYLRRNGKKVYIFSSKNNVSEELKTGGDGYFDVLKIKEDIWGRELKHRIEKD